atctttgtcacctatatcaaggacaagcaaggcactggaagagaactccaaagaatacctggaagatcttaagaagaagagaaataagatttctactttaggtatatatgttatagaagtcaacctctctatttcttcatcgtgggtattagataccggatgtgcttcgcacatttgtactaatgtacaagcgttgagaaatagcagggcattgacgaagggtgaggtagacctacgagtaggcaatggagcacgggttgctgctattgctgtaggaacttactatctatctctaccctctgggcttgtactagaattagatgattgttgttatgtgcctgccttgactaagaacataatttcagtttcttgtttggacaagaaaggattttcgtttacaataaagaacaaatgttgttccgtctatttaaacgaaatgttctattgtagtgcacctctgataaacggactctatattctagaccttgaaagtcctatctataacataaataccaagaggttcaagtcaaatgacctgaactaaacctacctctggcactgtcgcttaggtcatataaatgacaaacgcttatcccagctccataaggaaggtttgctggactcatttgattttgaatcatatgagatatgcgagtcatacctacgaggcaagatgaccaagactccttttagtgggcacagcaagagagcgactgatttgttaggacttatacatagtgatgtatgcgcccctttcaatgtcgctgctagaggaggttatatgtacttcatcacatttactgataacttcattagatatggttatgtgtacttaatgacacataagtctgaatcctttgaaaagttcaaagaattcaagaatgaagtacagaaccagtttggcaagagtattaagatacttcgatcagatcgaggtggagaataccttagccatgagtttcgtgactatctagcagagtgtgggatcctatcccaactcactcctcctggaacatcacagtggaatggtgtatccgaaaggaggaatcgtaccctattagatatggtgcgatctatgatgagtcacacagatcttccgacaaacctttggggctatgctctagacacggcagcttttatactcaaccgagttccatccaaggccgtgataaagacactatataggatatggactgggagagatgctcaggtgtctttcatgaggatttggggttgtgagcttacgttcgacgtcaagtctcagacaagttaggacccaaatctgacaagtgctactttattggatatcccaaggaaactaagggatattacttctatattcctagtcagcacaaggtagttgtggcaaagattgggtctttctagaaagggactttgtttctagaaagactagcgggagcacgttcgatcttgaagaagttcaagatgcgaacaatagcactgatgccttgatggaagttgaactggaaccacaaagtattgtggatgatgttgttccataaagagttgaggaacaacaaccagttcaagtagacatacctcttcgcaggtctgatagggtacgtcgttagcctgagagatactcatttctcttgtttgaccatgatgacattgtgctcatggatgatgagcctaccacctatcaggaagctgtgatgagaccagattttgagaaatggctagaggccatgagatccgagatggaatccatgtacaccaaccaagtatggattttggttgatccacctgaaggggtaaaactcatagggtgtaagtgggtctttaagagaaagactgacatggatggacttatctataagggtcgcttggtagctaaaggtttcaagcagattcatggtattattgactatgataaaaccttttctccagtagcgatgtttaagtccattcggatcatgcttgctattgcagcttaccacgattacgagatctggcagatagatgtcaaaaccacatttctgaatgaaaatccactcgaggatgtgtacatgacacaacctgagggttttatagatccacagcatactagcagagtatgcaagctgcataggtccatttatggactaaagcaagcttctcggagctggaatcttcgatttgatgatgcaatcaaacagtttggtttcatcaagaatgaaaatgagccttgtgtctacaagaaggttgtaggggacatagttgtcttcctcatattgtatgtggatgacatactactcattgggaaagacatccctttgctacagtctgtcaagacttggctagggacttgtttctcaatgaaggacttaggtgagacatcccacagtttagggatacagatctataaagatagatctaagagattgcttggcctaagtcagagtacatacattgacaaggtactccttcggtttgccatgcagaactccaagaagggatttctgccgatgtcacatggcgtgagtctttcgaagactcaaggtccctcttctagagaggagagcgaccgcatggatcagattccttatgcctcagccataggatctatcatgtacgccatgctatgtactcgacctgatgtctcgtatgctttgagcatgacgagcagatactagtcagatccaggtgaaagccactgcatagcggttaagaatattcttaagtacttaagaaggactaaagaatatttcttgatatatggaggcgatgatgagctagctgtgaagggttacagtgatgctaacttccagaccgaccaggatgattatcgatcgtagtcaggggttcgtgttttgcataaatggtggtgctgtgagctggaagagttcgaagcaggacacagtagctgattctacaatagaggccgagtacattgctgcatcagaggcagcaaaggaggcagtttggatctgcaagttcatcactgaacttggggtggttcatagcattgctgaccccattgagctctattgtgacaacaattgagctatagcacaggcgaaggaacctcgctcacaccagcggaccaaacacatactacggcgcttccatctcattcgagagattatcgagagaggagatgtgaagatatgcagagtacagaagctaacatcgcagatcccttgactaaggctttggcacagaggaagtatgatggtcacactaggtcattggggcttagagcctacactgattgccactagtgctagtgggagattgttagttagagccctagagccaatcatttgatgattgtattatggacttgttgtatcatattcttatataaataaaaggcatttgttttggttattatacttacttgtattggtgccaaataaactaagtataatagcgtccttgagtggaaaggttctcacctatatcaattggttagttgaaccgatagtgagatgatatagggaacactactcttaatcattcctagtcgagtattaacattcagggacaatgttaatgcaataagactagcatgtaggtcaactcgatgacttgatctcacaagttatggatatggagatatcaagttgacacatgggtatgcattagagaatgtatactgaatgacccgccataagaaagtatcatggatcgttatatgagtgtcatatactttctcatgtggctattagtatgattactagtccttagacctgaagtcaccatggttccctacataaggagttatgtactttggtttcgtcaaacgtcacccgtaactgggtggactataaaggcgattactaggtatgtaacaaattatgcggagggatgtgagtgatgtagatgagatctatccctcctatatgacgggagagacatcggtattcttgatagagtgagaccacgaagtgcatgaccatgcccaaatgagtcaatatgagatattgagctcatttgatttagtgagtctacttggagttcaagatttagattagttagaggatgacatggtctatgcctcacattgatcaatctagatgtctaagatagaaggacacttgtcatatattgtgaggagtcacaattagtagtcacaaggtaatgttggatctcaacattcttgtaacttgggtagcaataatgtattgctagatgtcgctcattgcttatgtttctaaaggagtttagaaacattgccaacgttacaagaacctattgggtcacacacaaataacaagtggatggagattaggttcatatgatgaaccaattggattagattcatatgatgcaccaaagattggattcagattaattcaaattagacttattgagttagactcaattagattcaattgttgaatgagtctaatttaaatttgattcattgagtcaatttatattaatgaattgagattcattaaattaaaattgacttaaatcaaaggttggttttaactcaacaaggaagagaattggttaattttgacttgactatatggaagttgaaacatcaagtttgacttgatgtattgacacatcatgaaggttgactcatcctacatggcatgactaaccttgccacatcatccccacattaatgtggtgtgccacctcatggaggttacacatcacattccatttaatgtggtcggctacattaatgaggggagttacaagatgtggccgaccacactaatgtgtggagaggttttgttttgtggtattgatgtgtgttcattgttgcatcttcttccttaggttcttcctcctcctttgctactgttgccgtgggtttcaagcaaggtgaaggtgagtgagttaAGTTCCAATAGAAAAGGgtggagtgaaggtcacaaaggagggtacttagaggagtgtatgagattccttttactttctctcctttctccccttttaaatcctacccgagagccctagaaagtgctagcacacttgtggtgttctcttctccatccttgtgtattagagaacacatcttgttcgtgtggatacttctagaggattgtctacgttgacaatcttgagatccgacgtatcttggacttgcgggattgcgaagggcttcgtttcaaaggtataacctttttctcttgtagatctaagtgtagatctaggtaaactcgtactcgttgtttttcaaaaaaaaatttcgcacgtatccgttggctagggagtttcgaggttcccgcgacacgaaaaagtgattttcgcggcccgaaaaacccaacaaagttTCAGTTGACCCAAATCCTTTAGTTCCCCTTTCTGTGTAGCTAAGATGAGGTACTTCATAAACCTCTAGAATAACTATTTTTTCAAGTATCAGTTGCCCAATCTTTTGCTGCTGAGAAATATAGACTGGGAGATTAGTTCTATTAAACAAAAGTACTTGAACTTCACCTCTGTAGTCGGAGTCGATTACGCCTGCTCCGACTTCTATCCCTGTTTTCCATGCTAGTCTTGATCGTGAGGCTAGCCTTCCATAATATCCATATGGAATTTCGATTCGTAGACCTATATGAATTAGATCTCGGCCATATGGTTCTATAACTGCTGCATGACTTGCCGCTATATCTAGGCCAGCAGATCCCTCAGTATGCCTTGTTGGTGTAACTGCATTTGGAGAGATTTTATTTATGAGAATGTGTGGTTCAGTTATTGAAGAATACCTTTCACTTGAAGCTTCCCTTGTTTGCTTTCCTTCTGGACTTCTTGGTTTGCTGAATTTATTTATCTCTTCTTCATCACCTCAGCTAGATGGGGGTGGGAGTTCTGAATCAAGATAGGTTTCTAGGATATCATAGCTGACGTAATAATCAAACTTTCCACTTGGTTGTCCCAAAGTATCCCATCTTCTAGTTTTTGGCCTTCCCCTTTTAATGCAATCATCCATTTCTCCATACAATTCATAATATTCTTCAACGATACCATCATAGTTTGTGAAAACTCCTGGCTTTGTCTCAATTAAGACTGCTAGAGTTTCATAAACTTCTTCATCTTTGTTATTGAAAGTTGGTTGCTCCGTTGGCCGTGCTGCTGCATAGCTGCTGAAGCTTAATGATATGCATCCATCCATCATTGTTTGGCTATTTACTTCTGATGATTGCATCGGTATAGAGACTTAGGTAGGGTTTATAACCCAATTTAAGCCTTGCAAGCTACTTGTAGAAAACCTTCTTCCAGGTAGAGCATTAGCCCCATGAGAGGTCAGATAATCCACCACTCCCTGCACTTCATAAGCAAACCCAATATTATGTGTATTAGAAAGCCTACCGACAATCCCTCTGGTGATTAATAGGTTTGCTTCACTGTTCTGCTATGCTTCATATCCTCTTGCGAGGATAGAGATTTGAATATTGTGGTAGAAGTCTCTAATTGTCATCATTACTTCTGGAATAACATAAATCATCTGACTACCCCGTGTTAAATCTACCTCCATTGTTGCTAGAATGGCTTGATCACCTTTCCACCGGTTATCTCTGAAGACTATGAGTGCCATAGTCCCTTCATGTTGCCTGTGTAATATCTGAATACGCACCTGGAGGACACCCAGGTGGATATACTGCATGAGACTTCTTTGTAGTTGCATAAAACTTTCTTCTTGAATGAAGTTCCTGTCTACTTGGTGATTGTTAGTCACCAGTATGGCTTCTTCAGATCTATGAACATAAACTCTATGATGAGCGTCATACCTTCTAGAATGATAAAGAACCTCTGCCGGTACTATAGAGGCTCGTTCTTGCATGGATAGCTGCAGCTGGGCTTCTGGCTCCAGTTGTTGTTCAAGGGTGTACCTTGATGATGCTCCACCAGTAAGTTGTCGTCCAAGTCTCCTTGCAGCTTGCTGAGTATTGTAAAGATGTCGTTGATTTCTTCTGTAACCCCTTATTTGATCTTCAAATAATGATGTTGTGGCTACCTGCTGTTGCTCTGTTCTAGTGGCGACCATACTCCTTTTAGTTTTTCCTGTTCTTGCTTTAGGATTTTATATGGGTCTTTAAATACCCTTAGCTTTCCAGGTTTTTCTTTAGGTTTGGATGgaccaagagataagttttgaAGTTTGGAGACTAGGTCTTGTGgaaaaggaggggtgttttgtTTTCGAAGTTCCTGCTGAATCTCTCTTAAGGTTTCGACTGTTTGGATAAGCAAATGGATTTGTATATTATTTTGTTTGATGATTGTAGCAATTCTAGGCGTAGTACCTTGATAATCGCTTGGTTTAGcaaaaccaatagagaaattttctataggatcagtagcagaaagaGCTTCTCGATATGAAATTGTATTTCTTGAAATAATAAAAGTGCTCATGAAAACTTATCAGAACTTACAGGGACTTTTGTTCTTTGGGTGAGGACAGTTTCTTCCCTGAGAACCTCATACAAATGTGCCCTTGGATTTCTCAGACCTTCTTTACCTTTCTCCACCAAGTTAGGATCTATCCCTAAACAGCTCATTTGATATGTGAGTAGCTTCATCCACAATCAAAGGTAATCTAATACTTTGACTTTGTGAAATTGGCAAATTACACATCAATATTGGAGTTGACTAAATTAATTATTCTAATCGAGTGAACGTAGTGCTAATTTATTGAATTATTTTACAGTTGATTGTATGGTGTAAACTCTACAAgtacaattttaaaacttataatttttttaaacattttaaaatttataattgtaattatatataataaaataaattatactagaaaaatatttcattaaaaaaataaaaatagtggTACTCCCCACATCATAATGGATCCATAGGAGGTCGTTTCAGTCAGGCAACGATTGAGCGCTCCGATTAAATCAGGTCAAATCCTCTGGACCGTTTTTGCGGTCCAAAGAATACTCCCTTTACATGTATTGGTGGGGATGTATATCTCTACTTGTAAAATAGGTGGGGATCATGCACCAATGCATGGAAATGGAACATCCTCTAAACCGTAAAAAGTGGTCCAAAAAATCTCCTCTCCGATAAATTGCCAAATTAGATTGGTGGGAGTCAAAGTCTAAACTGAACCCAAGCCATAACCTAATAATTGCCTAGTTACATCGGTCTcagtcaaaatctaaattgaaCCCAAGCCCGAACCTAATCCACACTCCTCATTCGTGCGGAAATAGTCGTTGGGCGGGTTGGTGTGGGATTAAGAGCTCGGaataaattttaaagagaaaataaaaccaaaataataataataataataataataataataataataaaacgaGAGTGATCATAGAGCTGTGGTAGGTGAAGAAAAAGCGGATCTCTTGGAGTGGATCAACAGATCACAACGCTGCCTGTTTCTTGATTCGATTTCGTTTCTCTGTTTATATAAGGGATCCGATCGCGCATTGCGACTCTGCGATAGGGCAGAGGAGGAGagcggaggagaggaggagaccATGAAGGTGATCGACAAGATTCGGGGAGCAGCTAACGGCGATGGGAGGACCGCTTTCTCCTTCGAGTTCTTCCCCCCCAAGACGGAGGAGGGCGTGGAGAACCTCTTCGACCGCATGGACCGTATGGTCGCCCACAACCCCTCCTTCTGCGATATCACCTGGGGCGCTGGCGGATCCACTGCCGACCTCACCCTCGACATCTCCAACCGTATGCAGAATATGGTACGTTTTCCTTAGATTTACTGGCTGGGTCTTCTTCTACCGAGCGACAATGTTTTTTTCTGGGTATATATCAGTAAGTTTCTGATGAATCTCTATCCTTTTCTGCTAGAAAGTAATGTATCCTGTTTACATAGATCTGCTGAATTCTGATATTGATCTTGAATCTGCATTACCTGATCGGTGGATTGTATTGTATTGTCGCCTTTTAATTATTCTTCCCATCGTTACCGGTTATGGCGGAAATATCTCTTTTTGTTACATGAACCCTATGAGCTTTAGGTCCGAGTAGGAATGAAGTGGTTAGTGTATTAATGTATTCATTTGTGCAATAATTCAAGTACGACCCAATGTTTTGCTCAGTGTTCTGCACGCGTCTTGTGTAGCTTCTCTTTTGCACCTATTTCTACTGCTGTTTATTGGTATTTGACATTTTTTGCTAGAATGTTGAGTCCCCAGAATATTTTTTAGAATGTTTGTTGTCGGGGCTTCCAAGTTTGCATATAATAATAATTGAGATCAAATAAGCCACATTGATGAATAGAAGAAGAGGAGTTTCTTTATTACTAAAATTAATGAAATTGTGAGAATTTAACCTATGTTCTTGAATACACCAGCATGCGATTTGTAGAGCCATCACAAAAAGTGTGCTTGTATTTGATTCCATTGATTCTTTCATGCAGATCTGTGTAGAAACGATGATGCATTTGACTTGTACCAATATGCCAGTGGAAAAGATTGATCATGCTCTGGACACCATCAAGTCCAATGGAATTCAAAATGTTCTGGCACTCAGAGGGGATCCTCCTCATGGCCAGGATAAGTTTGTTCAGGTGGCTGGTGGATTTGCATGTGCCCTTGATCTGGTATAATCCTATTTACTTTTTAAATGTTTGATAATTTGGCAGTTCCATATCTGAAGCAAGATTTGATTTATGAAGATATTTAGTTTTTTTAGAAACACCATAGGGCTACCTTCTTCAAAATCTTGCTTGAATTAGTGTCATTTTCTTCTTGCTAAAAAAGCTATTGTTATGTGCACTTCATAAGTTTCTAACTATCAACTTGTTTTTATTTGAGGTGCATCTCATTACTTGTTCTTTGGTAAGTAAGATATAGTTTCTTTGATGATGTTTGACAATTCATACACACATATCACAATTGGCTTACAGGTGCAACACATTAGGGCTAAGTATGGGGACTATTTTGGCATCACAGTTGCTGGTTACCCAGGTTAGTGTGGTCACAATATGCTATCATGATAGTGCTCCATGTGGcttgtaaattatttttaaaaaaaatacatatatttTTTCATTTTAGAGGCACATCCTGATATGATACAAGATGGAATTGCTACAGAAGAAGCTTATAACAGTGATCTTACTTATTTAAAGAGAAAGGTTCCTCCTTTCTTATTGTTCTTATTTTCTTCATGTTGGTTTGTCTTAAAGTTTAATTATGTAATATTTCATGCTTCTGTTTTTCTTGATTTGCTTTTTCCTACTAGTTTGATTTTTTCTGTGCTATTACCATATTTGTTCATTACATGGAGCAAGTTGACAATCTAGTTTGTGAGCATATAGTATTCTTAGGAATGTAAGATGCATCTTTATGCCACATAATTTCTATTGCTACAAAGAGATTTGCTGCATAAGCCTAAAAACAAGTTTGTTGCATATGCATAATGATGTGTAATGGCGTTTAATACAGATCTGACATTCATATTAATACAATTTTGAATATACATATACTCTCCTACTTATGTTTGCCTCATTACAGTTTGCTTTGTCTCATTACAGTTTGCTTTGTCTCAGTGATTATATCAACTTCATACAAGAGAGAGTACAAGAGTGTTTTAATCATTAGACATTGATTGCAGTGCATAGTAGATAATAATTAGTAAAGATGTAAAATTCATCACTTGGTGCCACTAGCTGTTACATCTCATGCGTCGACAATTTATTCTTTGCTTTAGTTATTGCtgcaattatttttaaatttgaatttttattatgttctcattctatcctttGGACAGGTGGATGCTGGTGCTGACCTCATTATCACTCAACTATTTTATGACACTGATATATTTCTGAAGTTTGTTAATGATTGTCGTCAAATTGGAATAACCTGTCCAATTGTACCTGGCATTATGCCAATCAACAATTATAAGGGCTTCTTGAGAATGACTGGTTTTTGCAAAACTAAAGTAAGTtgttttaattcttatttttttctcttaaggTTCAGATCTTGATACATCCATTATCCATTAATACCAGTAATTTGCTCAATTAAGATGCAGACCCCTTCCTTAATGTGATATATAGTCTCAACTATTGatggtataaattattatttgCTGACTCATTCTAGAGAagttaatttctttttcaaagttCATGGTATATAATAAAGAAAAATTCTAAATAGGTCCCCTTTTTCTTCTAGAGaatgtttttgttttcctttttcaatGCAGTGAAAACAAATCATATTTCAATATCCAGAATCTAGATATAAAATCTGTGTAGAATgtctattttttcataatttggCATGTAATTGCTCTACAGATTCCAGATAAGATCACAAATGCTTTGGAACCTATCAAGGACAATGAAGAGGCAGTCAGAGCATATGGAATTCACTTAGGGACTGAAATGTGCAAGAAGATTTTAGCTAATGGAATCAACACATTGCATCTCTACACACTAAACATGGAAAAATCTGCATTAGCCATTATAATGGttgctatttttttttctagTGCCATGTTTAAAGTTGTTTTATTTACTAGCTGACTGACAAAACTTGCATTTTCAGAATCTTGGATTAATAGAAGAGTCTAAAGTTCTAAGGTCCTTACCTTGGAGACGTCCAACAAATGTTTTTCGTGTCCAAGAAGACGTCCGACCtattttttggtatgatttgtCTTCTACTTGTTGATATGTAAATTTCATGATTGACAGGCTTTCTGTATTTGGTTTTTGAACTCTACTTATATTGTTTTGTTTTCAATTTAACTAGGGCAAATCGTCCAAAAAGTTATATTTCAAGGACGATTGGATGGGACCAGTATCCGCATGGGAGGTGGGGCGATTCTAATAACCCATCGTATGGAGCTTTGACTGATTACCAGGTAATTTCTATGTTTCCTCTCTTACTACCTTAATCATGACTGCTGAGTCTTTCTGTTTAATTATATATGCCTTTCAGTGTGTATTTGCAAAGTTCAGCAAATTTCATGCTGTAGATTAATTGTGAATTCTTCTGTATGATTGACCTTGTTTCAAAATATTGACTAATATTTTCTTCCTTTTATCTAAAATAACAATTTCCTCTTAGTTTACtagtgtttttttttccttctatttTCCTCTTGGATTCCAAGATGAACAGAAATTGGTTCTTTAAAGGATAGTGATGCCTTTTGCATTACTGTCAAACTTATTTCCTCTTAATTTTGTCATGAAGTTAAACTAACTAATCAAGTAACTGTCTCATACCATGTTCCAAAGCTCTTAGAGTTCTAGTAACCAAGTTCATATGCTGCATGATGAAGATATGGATATCTTACTTGATGCAACATGAACTTGTTTAAAGGTTTAGACAATTTCTAGATCTACTTCATACCTAAATTAATAACAACCAAATTTTTATCCTATTAAGTAAGGTTGACTATACGAATCATTcaccattgagctctatcccctactatatccttatatatttaaatgaattttattctattttattgttgctaagtCTTCTTTGGTCTCCTTTCTCGATTAATATACGTATTTGTCATGGTTTCATATCATCTAATTGAGGTATTTATGTTGGATATCTTATCCACAATCGAGTTTTGGGAGAGATTGGGAATACTTATCTGTTAAGATGACTTGAGTTGATTATTTTAAGCTGTTGGCCTGGCTGAGTAGGCCAATTACTAACTTAGTCCTAGCTCTTTCGGGACTTGGCCAGAGTGGAAGACAATCGTTGCCCAAGCCTGAGTGGGAGAACTCAACCGTGGACTTTCAAAGTGGGAGAGGGAAGTTGCCTGAGTGCCGAGTCGGGCCAGAGATGCATTGCTGAGATGATGCAGAGCTAGGACACTGAATACCCCTAAGAATCAAGTTGGGAGGTAGCCGAGTCGTCTAGCAAGAAGCAGAAGCTCGAGCACCAGAGGACTTCCCAAGTGGGCCAATATTGTGTCAGGAAAGTTGAGCCGGTGCAGAGCTGCCAAGTGGGTCGCCGAGTGCTTGGACAGAGTCTAGGTACTTAGAGCTTCAATCCCAGGTCTGAGTGGGAATatgctgttggtgcgggtagcactaacggtctaacccaggttttgatgaatgacaaataggttaagttagttgtgttgttgtctgacactttgatcaagtgtgcaggaaaagtccagctaggtcgacgggctgatagTCGGCGAGAAGTCTAGCGGGTCGACGGCCGACCGGACGAGAAGTCCAACAGTCGACGGtcgac
This genomic stretch from Zingiber officinale cultivar Zhangliang chromosome 7A, Zo_v1.1, whole genome shotgun sequence harbors:
- the LOC122001459 gene encoding methylenetetrahydrofolate reductase 1-like isoform X2; translated protein: MKVIDKIRGAANGDGRTAFSFEFFPPKTEEGVENLFDRMDRMVAHNPSFCDITWGAGGSTADLTLDISNRMQNMVQHIRAKYGDYFGITVAGYPEAHPDMIQDGIATEEAYNSDLTYLKRKVDAGADLIITQLFYDTDIFLKFVNDCRQIGITCPIVPGIMPINNYKGFLRMTGFCKTKIPDKITNALEPIKDNEEAVRAYGIHLGTEMCKKILANGINTLHLYTLNMEKSALAIIMNLGLIEESKVLRSLPWRRPTNVFRVQEDVRPIFWANRPKSYISRTIGWDQYPHGRWGDSNNPSYGALTDYQFMRPRSRDKKLQEEWATPLKSVDDISEQFVKLCLGKRRSSPWSELDGLQPETKIIDEKLSQVNSKGFLTINSQPAINGEKSDSPAVGWGGPGGYVYQKAYLEFFCSKDKLHSIVENCKVLPSLTYIAVNKDGNHTSNVAPNAVNAVTWGVFPGKEIIQPTVVDPMSFMIWKDEAFEIWSRGWARLFPEGDPSRELLLQVQKSYYLVSLVDNDFIHGDIFAAFKDI
- the LOC122001459 gene encoding methylenetetrahydrofolate reductase 1-like isoform X1 yields the protein MKVIDKIRGAANGDGRTAFSFEFFPPKTEEGVENLFDRMDRMVAHNPSFCDITWGAGGSTADLTLDISNRMQNMICVETMMHLTCTNMPVEKIDHALDTIKSNGIQNVLALRGDPPHGQDKFVQVAGGFACALDLVQHIRAKYGDYFGITVAGYPEAHPDMIQDGIATEEAYNSDLTYLKRKVDAGADLIITQLFYDTDIFLKFVNDCRQIGITCPIVPGIMPINNYKGFLRMTGFCKTKIPDKITNALEPIKDNEEAVRAYGIHLGTEMCKKILANGINTLHLYTLNMEKSALAIIMNLGLIEESKVLRSLPWRRPTNVFRVQEDVRPIFWANRPKSYISRTIGWDQYPHGRWGDSNNPSYGALTDYQFMRPRSRDKKLQEEWATPLKSVDDISEQFVKLCLGKRRSSPWSELDGLQPETKIIDEKLSQVNSKGFLTINSQPAINGEKSDSPAVGWGGPGGYVYQKAYLEFFCSKDKLHSIVENCKVLPSLTYIAVNKDGNHTSNVAPNAVNAVTWGVFPGKEIIQPTVVDPMSFMIWKDEAFEIWSRGWARLFPEGDPSRELLLQVQKSYYLVSLVDNDFIHGDIFAAFKDI